The window TACTCCCCTGAATCAAGAGGGGAAAAAAATCAAGAGGGGGGATGCAGATGCCAACCGCACAATTGCAGCCGCCTATACTCGTGCTGTAGCTCTCGATTTAATCACTCAGCGTCAGGTTGCGTTTGCCCAACTCAAGCAAAAAGGGGTTCTGGTTTTGGATGCACCCGCCAATCAGATTAGTGAACAACTGGTTGATCGGTATCTGCAACTCAAGGCTCGAAATTTGCTTTGACTTTCATCCGTTGGTCAATGTCCCACAGTTTTTTCCCCTAAAATCTGGTTGAACAAAATATCTTTTCTCATGTCTGAAAACCTTAACTCTCCTCCTTTGATACAGCCGCTCAGTATTGGCAACGTTGTGAATGTGACGATTAACCTGTATCGTGCCAATTTACAATTGTATTTAAAAGTGTCTTTACTCGCCTATTTATGGCTATTGGTTCCTGTCTATGGCTGGGCTAAATTTTTAGTAAATTCTGCACTGATTTCGCGTTTAGCCTTCTGTGAGTTAATGAGTCAAACGGAGAGTATTAAAGATGCTAGACGCTATATCAAACCTCGAACCTGGAGTTTTTTACTCGCCGCTATTTTACTTTCTGTCTTACTGTTGCTCACACTAATCATATCTTTCATTCTGACTGGCCTATTCTTAGCCATGACTCGCATGGAACAAGTAATGGCTTCCTTTGACCCAATTGCTGATGAAGTTTTTGTCAGAAATAATATTTTGAGTGCGATATTTTTCTTGATTATTTTATTGCTAATATTGTTAGTATTTTTAGCTTGTTTGTTTGCGCCGACACTGTGGCTTTATTCACGATTCTTTATTTCAGAAGTACCATTAGCTTCAGAAACCAACATTAATTTAATCACAACATTATGCCGGAGCTGGAAACTGACAAAAGGATATTTTTGGAAAATTCAAATAATAATTATTGTATCCTTTTTTTTGTTTTTACCCTTAGAAATATTACTTTATTTAGGGGTGGAATTAATCAATTTTACCACGTCTCGATTAATGGCAGATTTGATATCGTCGTATCCCCTAATGGATTCCATCTTAGTTGAGATGTTTTCCTGGGCAATCACTTTATTAAATGCTGTCATACTTCTACCTTTTTTCCAAGTCATAAAAGCTGTGATTTACTATAACTTACGCTTGCGTCGAGAGGGTTTGGGTTTGAGGTTACGCCCTAGCGTTCCATACGTTTCAACGGATATCACTTAGCCAAAGGAATCAGCAACCGAGTGGAGTAGCGGTACTCCTCGGAAGCTACTCGAAAAGCAAGTGGGTAAAATTGCAAATCCCCCCCCCACACCTGTAAAACTCGTTGGCAAATCTTCAGATTCAAGCTAGGGGGTGGCAGGGGCGCAGAGGAGGTAACGGCTTGGAGGCACTCATCTAACACCCCACTTTCAGCAATTAACAATTCTTGAAACGGACGGGAAGTTGGAGAGATCAGGGTGGTTTTGAACTGTGTACTAAAAGGACTGCACCAAAGGTTAATCCGACTACCGGGTTGAGCATGAATGCAGAAGGTGACTAACAATTCAAACAGGATGCATTCCAGTTTGAGCCGATCGCCATAAATGCTCTTGTTGGCTGAGTTATAAACTTGTAAACCAAGCTGGTGCTGCTTGTATAACGGTTCAACACGACGGAGCGATCGCTTTAGAAGATTGGCCAGGGGTATGGCACGCGGTTTGACGGTTAGTTGCCATTGCTCGTCCTGGAGGACTGGCCTGAGCAACGCCAAAGCTTGTTCCATCTGATGCAGGAGTTGTTTTCGCCGCATCTGTTGTAATGATGCACTCCCAGGCATTGCCCCTTGTGCATGACCTTGACCCGCCTCCTGTGGTTGGGCATCCTGACCTTCTTCCGTACTAGGCGGTGGCAGCCTCTGAGCGTCCAATTCCAGCAAGGCACTCACACTCTCACGCACAGACTGCTGAAGCATATCCAAACACCGATGCTTATACCAGTTCAGCGTTTGTAAATCTTCTACCCCTTGGGTGTACTGCGTCAGAGTGTATTGGTAATGGCGAAGCCAGGTAAACTGTTGGGTGAGAATTTCTAGAGCACTCAGCAGATGGGTGGGCCACTGCCGTTCCTCCTGATCGGCGAACAGGACAATCCCGGTCGTTGGTGTAGCATCGGCGTGCAACGGGATCGCCAACAACTGACCAATGGCAGGACTATTGAGCCAGTTGCGGGTAAATGCCGTCAGTTCAGTCACACTACAACAGAGGAAATGACGAGCCGCTAAGGTATCTTGGATTAAGCGATCGCTGGTGATGGGGATCGCCAGATCTGGAGGCAGGGCAAAAGCGGGATCAGCCACAACCGTTGCGGCAATCGTGCCCCATTCACTGCCCGGTATCCAAGTGATTAAAGCCGCCAGAGGGCATTCCAAAAGATTCGCTAAATAATTTAACCCAATGCGCTCTAATTGGATCGGGTCTTGGGGGGCTTGGAAGAGAGTGGATAATCCGACTTGCAGCGTCTCTTGGGCAAGCAACGACTTTTTAGCGCTTTCGGTATAATTACCCAGCAAGAGCAAAAGATTCAGTTGTTGGGCGACAATACTCACCAAAGAGCGCTGTGTGGGGTTCCAAGTGCGGGGCTTGCGATCCGCAATCACCAGTAACGGAGAACCCTTGGCTGGGTTGAGCGAGTTGTAATGGCTGGACTTGGATGTCTGACAAATCAGAAGTGAGCGCACACCCACAAGCTGAAAGGCTTCCCGCCATGGGCGCAGTCGCCAATCCAAATCCAAGTCTTCAATGAATACGGCCTCAGCGTTATTGAACAACCACTGTCGATCTTCGGGAGAAACAGCCGCAAAGGGAGAGGCGAGAGGACGGCGATTTAAAGGTTGTGTCCCAAAGACCAAAGTAAACTCACCCCTTTCTTCTTCTTGCAGGACTAAAAAGCGATCGGCATCTAGGCGGGTACACAGCAGCTTCGCGCACTCCTTGAGCGCCGTATTCAGGTCAAGGCTGCGAGCAATGGCTTGGGCAATTTCGGCGGCAAACTGGGCGTTGTTTTGAGTTTCTTGCAGGGTGGTTTCGAGTTCCTCCGTTCCCACCACTAGCGTCACCAGTTGAGCGGCGGCGCGAACATATTTGAGTTCGGCCTCTTCCCAGATCCGAGCTTCGCTGTCTTCCACCGACAGAAAACCTAAGAGTTCTCCCTGTGCTTGAATGGGTGCTGCCAACAGAGAACGGGCGCGTAATCGTCCCAGTAAACGCTCGGTAATGTCAGATTTTAGCAGGCTGCGACCTGCACCAATCGTCACTAATTGACCAGCGGCAAGGGCTTGATAAAAGTCGTGAACTTCGGCTACCGTCAAACCAGGAGCATTGGTTCGGGAGCTTCCTAAGCGAGGAATGCGTTCTCGGTTGCCGACTCGCTGCCAAAAGTAGCGTTGTTCGGGTGAGTACCAGTAGAGATTGGTGCGGGTGGGGGTGATAAATTGTTGTGTCATCTTAATCAACGCCTCCAGACGAGGCACGACGGTAGACACTTGCATGAGTTCATCGAGGACTTGAAAGACAGCCTGTTCGGGACGTTTGATCGAAGAACGTTGCCAGTCCACTTCGATTTGATATAAGGCTGCGGCTAATCCGCCTAGGAGCAACGACAACTGAGCTTTTTCATCGGGTTGTGGGGAAACGCCCCACAGGTGTGATCCCAATAACACCACCCCAAAACATCGATCCTTGCAACGCAACGGGAACAGGAGCGTGCCCTGAATGTTAAACTCTTGAGCGGCTCGACGCCATTCTCCGGCACGGATTTCTTGGCGCAAGTCCGGGACGCCCACGGGTCGCTGCTGGATTACGACCTGCTCTAGGAGATCGCCGGGATTGAGGTTGAACCATTGCCTGAGAAATAGGGTTTCTCCATTGGGAGTGACACCGCCTTTGCCAAATAAGCGGTGTTCGAGACGGTCATAAAGACCAAT of the Allocoleopsis franciscana PCC 7113 genome contains:
- a CDS encoding GAF domain-containing protein, which translates into the protein MSQQNQQPHNDDQLVALGRVLQTLREEENADVLIETTLDYLTHEFNYGLIWIGLYDRLEHRLFGKGGVTPNGETLFLRQWFNLNPGDLLEQVVIQQRPVGVPDLRQEIRAGEWRRAAQEFNIQGTLLFPLRCKDRCFGVVLLGSHLWGVSPQPDEKAQLSLLLGGLAAALYQIEVDWQRSSIKRPEQAVFQVLDELMQVSTVVPRLEALIKMTQQFITPTRTNLYWYSPEQRYFWQRVGNRERIPRLGSSRTNAPGLTVAEVHDFYQALAAGQLVTIGAGRSLLKSDITERLLGRLRARSLLAAPIQAQGELLGFLSVEDSEARIWEEAELKYVRAAAQLVTLVVGTEELETTLQETQNNAQFAAEIAQAIARSLDLNTALKECAKLLCTRLDADRFLVLQEEERGEFTLVFGTQPLNRRPLASPFAAVSPEDRQWLFNNAEAVFIEDLDLDWRLRPWREAFQLVGVRSLLICQTSKSSHYNSLNPAKGSPLLVIADRKPRTWNPTQRSLVSIVAQQLNLLLLLGNYTESAKKSLLAQETLQVGLSTLFQAPQDPIQLERIGLNYLANLLECPLAALITWIPGSEWGTIAATVVADPAFALPPDLAIPITSDRLIQDTLAARHFLCCSVTELTAFTRNWLNSPAIGQLLAIPLHADATPTTGIVLFADQEERQWPTHLLSALEILTQQFTWLRHYQYTLTQYTQGVEDLQTLNWYKHRCLDMLQQSVRESVSALLELDAQRLPPPSTEEGQDAQPQEAGQGHAQGAMPGSASLQQMRRKQLLHQMEQALALLRPVLQDEQWQLTVKPRAIPLANLLKRSLRRVEPLYKQHQLGLQVYNSANKSIYGDRLKLECILFELLVTFCIHAQPGSRINLWCSPFSTQFKTTLISPTSRPFQELLIAESGVLDECLQAVTSSAPLPPPSLNLKICQRVLQVWGGDLQFYPLAFRVASEEYRYSTRLLIPLAK